A DNA window from Aspergillus nidulans FGSC A4 chromosome V contains the following coding sequences:
- a CDS encoding uncharacterized protein (transcript_id=CADANIAT00003765), with the protein MIAKTEPVVESTDGRLGQFNPMIRKESLNEKVILVVGGSNGIGASLVELCCENGAYAIIGDIDAARGEQLARKCIQQWPVHQEPTGPPKPPRAIFRKTDVTDYQSVLDLFDNTFKKYNRIDHVIVTAGSAETRESWFDHSLNLVQVRKAPSVKDIDVNLLGTLYVTRVASVYLRHNRGPGVDRSILLFSCAAGIRETPVVPIYQVAKHGVQDLMRSLHANLNSPYRHSIRINTICPWMAQTGSTFSKTAEERWTKEGLPFSTADDVAKVSVGVICDDSLHGVSMYVEGSRAWGIESERPESQCLGEWPSQSLAQGQRVLEEVFAA; encoded by the exons ATGATCGCCAAGACAGAGCCCGTCGTGGAATCCACTGATGGCCGTTTAGGCCAGTTTAACCCTATGATTCGTAAAGAATCTCTCAACGAGAAGGTCATCCTTGTTGTGG GCGGCTCCAACGGCATTGGCGCCAGCCTCGTAGAGCTATGCTGCGAGAACGGTGCTTATGCGATAATTGGAGACATTGACGCCGCTAGGGGAGAGCAGTTAGCCAGAAAGTGCATCCAGCAATGGCCGGTACATCAAGAGCCAACTGGTCCTCCTAAACCCCCTCGCGCGATTTTCAGAAAGACCGACGTGACGGACTATCAGTCCGTCCTCGATCTTTTCGACAATACCTTCAAGAAGTACAACCGCATTGACCATGTTATTGTCACCGCTGGCAGTGCGGAGACCAGAGAGTCATGGTTCGACCACTCCTTGAACCTTGTACAAGTCCGCAAG GCCCCATCAGTGAAGGATATTGATGTGAATCTCCTTGGTACGCTTTACGTCACTCGCGTGGCCAGCGTCTACCTTCGTCACAACCGCGGCCCAGGCGTGGATCGCTctatccttcttttctcctgcgcCGCAGGTATCAGGGAGACCCCCGTTGTGCCTATTTACCAGGTCGCCAAACACGGTGTCCAGGATCTCATGCGCTCCCTCCACGCCAACCTCAACTCTCCTTACCGACACAGCATCCGCATCAACACGATCTGCCCTTGGATGGCCCAGACTGGTAGCACATTCTCCAAGACCGCTGAGGAGCGCTGGACCAAGGAAGGCCTGCCCTTTAGTACTGCCGATGATGTCGCAAAGGTGTCCGTTGGCGTGATTTGCGATGACTCCCTCCACGGCGTCTCCATGTACGTGGAAGGTTCGCGCGCTTGGGGGATTGAAAGTGAGCGCCCGGAGTCTCAGTGCCTAGGTGAATGGCCATCCCAATCTCTCGCTCAGGGCCAGCGAGTCCTGGAAGAAGTTTTTGCTGCGTGA
- a CDS encoding GNAT family N-acetyltransferase (transcript_id=CADANIAT00003766), whose product MSLPKNPQQWTRQPFLISTDKSLLSVSAINAAFALESLYWAYPLPESVLQDMIDNSFCFGLYKTPSPSPETATPSFINNVPENESERPQMQQIGFARLITDNCTIAYLSDVYILPEYQGLGLGGWMLDCVDELVKPLPHLRWFLLRTGEERSLSAYRARYGMDVLDNGDISRGALFMGRRGGGNRV is encoded by the coding sequence ATGTCCCTCCCCAAGAACCCCCAACAATGGACCCGACAGCCCTTTCTCATCTCAACCGATAAGTCCCTGCTCTCTGTCTCCGCCATCAACGCTGCATTTGCTTTAGAGTCACTCTACTGGGCATACCCTCTTCCCGAATCCGTCCTTCAAGACATGATTGACAACTCTTTTTGTTTTGGCCTTTACAAGACCCCCTCACCATCACCCGAAACTGCTACTCcatccttcatcaacaaTGTCCCTGAAAATGAAAGTGAACGGCCACAGATGCAACAAATTGGCTTTGCGCGCCTGATAACTGACAATTGCACGATCGCCTACCTATCGGACGTCTACATCCTCCCCGAGTACCAGGGGTTAGGGTTGGGCGGATGGATGCTAGACTGTGTGGATGAGCTGGTCAAACCACTGCCGCATCTGCGGTGGTTCTTGCTCAGGACGGGCGAGGAACGAAGCTTGAGCGCCTATCGCGCGCGGTATGGGATGGATGTGCTGGATAATGGGGATATAAGTCGAGGCGCTCTTTTCATGGGAAGGAGGGGAGGCGGGAATAGGGTGTGA
- a CDS encoding MFS transporter (transcript_id=CADANIAT00003767), which yields MGILPVGVKGTPGDEKGPAELDPDFLVRWDQAEPMNPQNWPDRYKWWVTFQLGMLALAGSLGSSIMTPADHLIAQYVGVSQEVSVLNVALYLVGFIFGPIIWAPISEIWGRRVSILPAVFCQALFAIGTSRSTNAASVFVTRFFTGFFGSAPISNVTAALGDIWSRERRGIAVSLYAVAVNGGPSLGPVIGAALVTNPHLNWRWPGYILAIWVMVTFVMAFFFLPEVYPLVLLKRKAQRLRKETNDNRYYHPHEHLKLDVHSIVTKQLSRPMIMLFTEPVVTCIAIYASFVYGVMYLTLEVFPIVFEEIRAWHPVVAALPFLALLIGVISSVGLNIWNQYRYNIIAKNAGGKAVPEGRLPPMAFGAVFFVIGAFWFAWTAKPPHHWILPCFAALFIGIGFNCIFQQCLNYLVDMYGIYAASSTAAVTFLRSIMAAGLPLAARPMIDAMDVGPAVSIIGAVAAVLLPIPFLFMKYGSRLRGLSKLTPDNPN from the exons ATGGGTATCCTCCCCGTCGGCGTCAAGGGCACGCCAGGGGACGAAAAGGGGCCTGCTGAGCTGGACCCCGACTTCCTGGTCAGATGGGATCAGGCCGAACCGATGAATCCCCAGAACTGGCCAGACCGGTATAAGTGGTGGGTGACCTTCCAACTGGGCatgctggcgctggccgGCAGTTTGGGTTCCAGCATCATGACGCCAGCCGATCATCTCATTGCGCAATATGTCGGCGTGAGCCAGGAGGTTTCGGTTTTAAATGTTGCTTTATATCT GGTTGGCTTTATCTTCGGGCCCATCATCTGGGCGCCCATATCCGAGATCTGGGGACGGCGAGTCAGTATCCTGCCTGCGGTCTTCTGCCAGGCACTGTTCGCAATCGGCACTTCGCGAAGTACAAATGCCGCGTCGGTATTCGTCACCCGATTCTTCACCGGCTTCTTTGGATCTGCGCCAATCAGCAATGTCACCGCAGCCCTCGGCGACATCTGGAGTCGCGAGAGACGAGGAATAGCTGTTAGTCTCTACGCAGTCGCAGTGAACGGTGGGCCCTCCTTAGGCCCCGTCATCGGCGCAGCCCTCGTCACAAACCCGCATCTCAACTGGCGCTGGCCCGGCTACATTCTCGCGATTTGGGTCATGGTCACCTTCGtcatggccttcttcttcctacCGGAAGTCTACCCTTTGGTACTGTTGAAAAGAAAAGCGCAGCGGCTGCGCAAGGAAACCAACGACAACCGCTATTACCACCCGCACGAGCACCTCAAGCTCGATGTCCACTCTATCGTCACGAAACAGCTTTCTCGCCCTATGATCATGCTGTTCACCGAGCCCGTAGTCACCTGCATTGCCATCTACGCCTCCTTCGTCTACGGCGTGATGTATCTGACGCTGGAAGTCTTCCCCATAGTCTTCGAGGAGATCCGCGCCTGGCATCCGGTCGTCGCAGCGCTGCCTTTCCTTGCCCTACTGATAGGAGTCATCTCCTCCGTCGGCCTCAATATCTGGAACCAATACCGCTacaacatcatcgccaagAACGCAGGTGGGAAGGCCGTTCCAGAAGGGCGCCTTCCACCGATGGCATTCGGGGCGGTGTTCTTCGTTATTGGCGCGTTTTGGTTCGCATGGACTGCGAAGCCGCCTCATCACTGGATTCTGCCTTGTTTCGCGGCCTTGTTCATAGGGATTGGCTTCAACTGCATCTTCCAGCAGTGTCTCAACTATCTTGTCGACATGTATGGTATATATGCGGCGAGTTCGACGGCTGCAGTGACCTTCTTGAGGAGTATCATGGCTGCGGGATTGCCGCTTGCTGCAAGGCCAATGATCGATGCGATGGATGTTGGTCCTGCGGTGTCAATCATCGGCGCTGTTGCAGCGGTGTTACTCCCCATTCCGTTCCTGTTTATGAAGTATGGGTCGAGACTCAGGGGGCTGTCGAAGCTGACGCCGGATAATCCGAATTAA
- a CDS encoding intradiol ring-cleavage dioxygenase (transcript_id=CADANIAT00003768), giving the protein MRFTGLLTLTAAALALAHPGEKHDPVALKREIHARDVQAIRARQALDACSGSADAIQLNERNVARRAQTTRNLRQQRGITAHPQKWRRDLAALEKWEAIDHNKTGILNYEPNTPEQDIFGANTSAILAPTVTDGPYYIWGELMRQDVREELYSDGVDLFLEVQYIDINTCKPIQGAIVDIWNANATGVYSRSGVVATGNDGGWDTTFLRGIQESDKDGVVTFQTIFPGHYEGRAIHTHLLTHIGATVNENNGTLQVGTGSIAHIGQLFWNEVLRSAVEDTYPYNTNTQEIVSNADDMWSVEQATDEYDPFPEYIYLGNGLDDGLFAWIQIGINASADYTDNSYYSIAGYYDENGGHQNADSAAFGGGGDGAAPSGAAPSGAVPSGAVPTGTAAPSA; this is encoded by the exons ATGCGCTTCACCGGTCTTCTCACTCTTACTGCGGCCGCTCTGGCTCTCGCCCACCCGGGCGAGAAACACGACCCCGTCGCTCTCAAGCGCGAGATCCACGCGCGAGACGTACAGGCAATCAGGGCCAGGCAGGCCCTGGACGCCTGCTCCGGCTCTGCCGATGCTATCCAGCTGAACGAGCGAAATGTTGCCCGTCGTGCCCAGACTACCCGTAACCTGCGCCAGCAGCGCGGTATCACTGCTC ACCCGCAAAAGTGGCGCCGCGACCTGGCTGCCCTTGAAAAGTGGGAAGCCATTGACCACAACAAGACCGGCATCCTGAACTACGAGCCCAACACCCCTGAGCAGGACATCTTCGGCGCTAACACCAGCGCCATCCTCGCACCTACCGTTACTGACGGCCCCTACTACATCTGGGGTGAGCTCATGAGGCAGGATGTGAGGGAGGAGCTCTACTCCGACGGTGTCGATCTCTTCCTCGAGGTGCAGTACATCGATATCAACACCTGCAAGCCCATCCAGGGTGCCATTGTCGATATCTGGAACGCCAACGCCACGGGTGTTTACAG TCGCAGTGGTGTTGTGGCCACCGGCAACGATGGCGGCTGGGACACAACCTTCCTCCGCGGTATACAAGAGTCCGACAAAGACGGCGTCGTTACCTTCCAGACCATTTTCCCCGGTCACTACGAGGGCCGCGCCATCCACACCCATCTCCTCACCCACATTGGCGCCACCGTCAACGAGAACAACGGCACCCTCCAGGTCGGCACTGGCAGCATCGCCCACAtcggccagctcttctggAACGAGGTGCTCCGGTCTGCTGTGGAGGACACCTACCCCTACAACACCAACACTCAGGAGATCGTTTCCAACGCGGACGACATGTGGAGTGTTGAGCAGGCTACCGACGAGTACGACCCTTTTCCTGAGTACATCTACCTCGGCAACGGCTTGGATGATGGTCTTTTTGCCTGGATCCAGATCGGTATCAACGCCTCGGCCGACTACACCGACAACTCCTACTACAGCATTGCTGGCTACTACGATGAGAACGGCGGCCACCAGAACGCTGACAGTGCTGCtttcggtggtggtggcgatGGCGCTGCTCCCTCTGGCGCCGCTCCTTCTGGCGCTGTGCCCTCCGGTGCTGTCCCTACCGGGACCGCCGCGCCCTCTGCTTAG
- a CDS encoding dynamin family protein (transcript_id=CADANIAT00003769), whose translation MVLVQPTQTSLDATSSDATETMKESTSNNAHLTDPSLLEKFDKLFACNVGDYVALPQLVAVGDQSSGKSSILEGLTGLPFPRDSTLCTRFATQIIFRRASGQVGRSIRASIKPAPQSDPECVARLKAWSRCESAYLDPKAFSDMINEVHTVMGIRSLDDKSKPTFSRHIFRLEISGPNEDHLAVIDVPGIFKSVTPGVTTKHDIDMVRGMVQEHMGNPRSIILAVVPANVDAATQEVIERAREVDPEGQRTLGVLTKPDLVDRGAEHNVLDLITGKTMPLRHGWVLVRSLGKSELATGDKTRADIEAELRSRPGWGLVPADRFGIESLRQRLQETVTENARREFPRIRVDINKKLKETQASLLALGQERLNRSQQIDFLLDLVAKYQEVMSNALRGNYGANSIFDKVKRFRLATTVIERNEQFRSDMMNLGHVYNFRTGTESSQSLLSRARVRTDEGNEENMVSTRKIDSTVELNDVLYGPELISPPVEDDIYSWLEAEYLGSRGFELGTLNSSLLPTVMKRQSKKWGSIALGYISDIIALVNACIVSVLTDLCQDGRMSRGLLAIMMDDLQKKYTNAIAHTQFLLENERNDTLISLHPSFVETLQTCPDSKMQKCIADKTFSAGNAALGKVVRVEDIKAALPGIGNREYMVQQIHDILHSYYNVAMSRFIDNVCMQSANYFLLSGPSSPLKLLSPTFVYRLSEQELAGIVGDDPVIKRQRLQLMKEIEELEVAKKILL comes from the exons ATGGTGCTTGTTCAGCCTACACAGACGTCGTTGGATGCAACGTCGTCAGATGCAACGGAAACAATGAAGGAGTCTACCTCTAACAACGCACACCTAACTGATCCAAGTCTGCTTGAGAAGTTCGATAAGCTATTCGCCTGCAACGTTGGCGATTACGTTGCTCTGCCGCAGCTCGTGGCCGTAGGTGATCAGTCCAGCGGCAAAAGTTCTATTTTGGAGGGATTGACCGGTCTCCCCTTTCCTCGTGATAGCACCTTATGTACGCGGTTCGCTACCCAGATCATCTTCCGCCGAGCCTCCGGTCAAGTTGGTCGCAGTATCCGGGCGTCCATCAAGCCGGCACCGCAGTCTGACCCTGAGTGCGTTGCCAGACTGAAAGCATGGTCGAGGTGCGAATCGGCTTACCTAGATCCGAAGGCGTTCTCCGATATGATAAACGAG GTACATACGGTGATGGGCATTCGCAGCCTCGATGACAAGTCGAAGCCAACATTTTCCCGACACATCTTTCGTCTGGAGATCAGCGGCCCAAATGAGGACCATCTGGCTGTCATTGACGTTCCAGGAATCTTCAAAAGTGTGACACCTGGTGTGACAACCAAGCACGATATCGATATGGTCCGCGGTATGGTGCAGGAGCACATGGGCAACCCACGTTCAATTATCCTGGCTGTCGTTCCCGCCAACGTCGACGCTGCAACGCAGGAAGTAATTGAAAGAGCTCGCGAAGTCGATCCTGAAGGACAACGCACCCTTGGCGTGCTCACAAAGCCTGATCTGGTCGATCGCGGAGCTGAGCACAATGTGTTGGACTTGATTACGGGCAAGACCATGCCTCTCAGACACGGCTGGGTTCTAGTCCGCAGTCTTGGGAAGAGCGAGCTCGCTACTGGAGACAAGACTCGCGCGGACATAGAGGCAGAGCTCAGATCGAGACCGGGATGGGGCCTTGTGCCCGCAGATCGATTTGGTATTGAATCGCTCAGGCAGCGGCTACAGGAAACTGTCACAGAGAATGCCCGACGGGAATTCCCCAGG ATACGTGTGGATATCAATAAAAAGTTGAAAGAGACTCAGGCCTCTCTGCTGGCACTTGGCCAGGAAAGATTGAACCGAAGCCAGCAAATTGACTTCCTCCTGGATCTCGTAGCAAAATACCAGGAAGTCATGTCCAATGCCTTGCGCGGTAACTACGGTGCAAACAGTATCTTTGACAAGGTCAAACGTTTCCGCCTCGCCACGACTGTCATCGAGCGCAATGAGCAGTTTAGGTCCGACATGATGAATCTCGGCCATGTCTACAATTTCCGCACCGGGACCGAGAGCAGTCAATCTCTGTTGTCGAGAGCAAGGGTCCGGACCGACGAGGGAAATGAGGAGAACATGGTCAGCACCCGCAAGATCGACAGTACAGTCGAACTGAATGACGTTCTTTATGGCCCTGAGCTTATTAGCCCTCCTGTGGAAGACGACATCTATTCATGGCTTGAGGCCGAGTATCTTGGTTCTCGTGGGTTTGAGCTTGGTACACTCAACAGCTCCCTTCTACCGACTGTCATGAAAAGGCAGTCAAAAAAGTGGGGGAGCATCGCGCTGGGTTATATCAGCGATATCATTGCCCTTGTCAACGCCTGCATCGTCAGCGTGCTGACTGATCTCTGCCAAGATGGACGGATGTCTCGTGGCCTGCTGGCCATCATGATGGATGATCTGCAGAAGAAGTACACGAATGCGATTGCCCATACTCAATTTCTGCTGGAGAATGAACGAAATGATACTCTGATATCGCTACACCCATCGTTTGTGGAGACTTTGCAAACCTG TCCGGACTCAAAGATGCAAAAGTGCATAGCAGACAAGACCTTTAGTGCCGGCAATGCTGCCCTGGGCAAAGTGGTCCGGGTCGAGGATATCAAAGCGGCGCTCCCGGGGATAGGCAATCGGGAGTACATGGTCCAGCAGATTCACGATATCTTGCACTCATATTACAACGTCGCCATGAGCCGCTTCATTGACAACGTCTGCATGCAGTCTGCAAACTACTTTTTGCTGAGTGGCCCGAGCAGTCCGCTGAAACTTTTGTCACCTACGTTTGTGTATCGCCTATCCGAGCAAGAGCTGGCAGGCATCGTGGGGGATGATCCAGTTATCAAAAGGCAGCGGTTACAACTcatgaaggagattgaggaactCGAGGTAGCCAAGAAGATTCTTCTCTGA
- a CDS encoding alpha/beta hydrolase (transcript_id=CADANIAT00003770) — MSVKQSGIERVGFTDLRGPYGAINIECSLYPSNPQLNAQNLTPALIYIHGGGYNVGTGDEFENGCRILAEKAGVQVYLAVLNWLRGNGGRDRGVDPDHVFGGGDSAGGNMTAALSLRLRGEGKRAMAGNVIFEFASNYIRAGVPPSALYISPGQHSVPSLKDLPAAAVYTCGLECLRDVDVEFASNWKRLAFRSPGTNTKPCAMGFLQMVPWSSTAMKALLQVAQDLRDTIKSGQK; from the exons ATGTCAG TCAAGCAATCTGGCATCGAGCGTGTTGGGTTCACCGACCTCCGTGGACCCTACGGGGCTATCAACATTGAGTGCTCTCTCTACCCTTCAAACCCACAACTGAATGCTCAGAATCTCACGCCTGCTCTGATATACATCCATGGCGGCGGCTACAATGTCGGAACAGGCGACGAATTCGAAAATGGATGCCGAATTCTGGCTGAAAAGGCCGGGGTGCAGGTGTATCTT GCTGTTCTGAACTGGTTAAGAGGTAACGGGGGAAGAGACCGAGGTGTTGACCCCGACCATGTCTTTGGCGGCGGGGATAGCGCTGGTGGGAACATGACGGCGGCGCTTTCGCTCAGGCTGCGTggtgaggggaagagagCAATGGCCG GTAATGTGATCTTTGAATTCGCCAGCAACTATATTCGCGCCGGCGTACCGCCGTCGGCGCTTTATATATCGCCAGGACAACACTCAGTCCCCAGCCTAAAAGACCTTCCAGCCGCTGCAGTCTACACCTGTGGCTTGGAATGCTTGCGAGATGTTGATGTCGAGTTCGCTTCGAATTGGAAGAGGCTGGCATTCAGGTCACCTGGCACCAATACGAAACCCTGTGCCATGGGCTTTCTGCAGATGGTCCCTTGGAGCTCTACTGCCATGAAAGCGCTGCTTCAAGTTGCACAGGATTTAAGAGATACAATCAAGAGTGGTCAGAAATAG
- a CDS encoding hemerythrin domain-containing protein (transcript_id=CADANIAT00003771) translates to MTPTPRISETIAQDHAEIKAIYDRIVSSTSRDEQIRYQNLFVWELARHAVGEELVVYPAFEKHVQFVGAGLASKDREEHQAVMDPSSRFAHPPLLIAVKEQLKTFQSLDPSNPNFIPTLQGLMNDLSSHMREEEGEDMPMLEETLSEHDSQSLSKAFNRTKIFVPSRAHPGAPNKPPFETAVGLLTAPFDQVADLFRKWPRKGVEV, encoded by the exons ATGACCCCAACTCCACGAATCAGCGAAACAATCGCACAAGACCACGCCGAGATCAAAGCTATTTACGACCGTATCGTATCATCGACCTCGCGCGACGAGCAGATCCGCTACCAGAACCTCTTCGTCTGGGAACTCGCCCGTCACGCTGTCGGGGAAGAGCTGGTCGTATATCCCGCCTTCGAGAAACATGTACAGTTCGTGGGCGCTGGTCTCGCGTCAAAGGATCGCGAGGAGCATCAAGCCGTAATGGACCCCTCTTCCAGATTTGcgcatcctcctctcttGATAGCA GTGAAAGAGCAGCTCAAAACCTTCCAGTCCCTTGATCCCTCCAACCCCAACTTCATTCCGACGCTGCAAGGCCTGATGAACGATCTGTCGTCACACATgcgagaggaagagggcgaggataTGCCGATGCTAGAGGAGACGCTTTCGGAGCACGACAGCCAGAGCCTGAGCAAGGCGTTTAATCGGACGAAGATCTTTGTGCCGTCGCGTGCACACCCCGGGGCGCCCAACAAGCCGCCTTTTGAGACAGCGGTAGGACTTTTGACTGCGCCGTTTGATCAGGTAGCGGACTTGTTTCGCAAGTGGCCGAGGAAGGGAGTTGAGGTTTGA
- a CDS encoding protein dlpA (transcript_id=CADANIAT00003772) — translation MSYNNTSNTAGPHTSDMANRVDPRVDSDLSRSQYGAGTGTTGVRGTGNEFAGTQSYGGNTSATGPHSSNLANKADPRVDNTQYGGTSAYGNTSTTGPHNSNLLNKVDPRVDNSQYGNTSHGTYGSSTHGASAAGPHSSGLANKADPRVDSDQYGSAGNTFGAGTGTHGRDSTSTKTFEDAHFGTGPHTGGNTSTNAGPHNSSLMNKVDPRVDSDADNRARYTPGATTTGTTHSATSGNAGPHNSNLMNKADPRVDSDRDNRAKYAPQTTSTGNEYTATSGNAGPHTSNLANKADPRVDSDRDTRSKYAPGTTTAAPSSNAGPHNSNMMNKADPRVDSDRDHRTQHGTTTGATGATGTTGATGATGATGAAGTTGTSGAGTSHGTHTGEKVHSSNLLNKLDPRVDSTTGQMKNSHSNTSSSTNAGSTGAYSSGGVGHNSATASNSAHHTGQTTATRTGENAGSGVKGAAAEIHGMGESLRGGLGAAVDRAFGDEEGVAKNRAVAQQGDHEMSTGRFH, via the exons ATGTCTTATAACAACACCTCCAACACCGCTGGCCCCCATACCTCCGACATGGCCAATCGCGTCGACCCCCGTGTCGACAGCGACCTGAGCCGCTCCCAATATGGTGCCGGTACCGGCACCACGGGCGTGCGCGGTACGGGCAATGAGTTCGCCGGTACGCAATCATACGGCGGTAACACCTCCGCAACCGGCCCACACAGCTCCAACCTAGCCAACAAGGCCGATCCCCGCGTCGACAACACCCAGTACGGTGGGACGTCTGCTTACGGTAACACATCGACCACCGGTCCTCACAACTCCAACCTTCTGAACAAGGTCGACCCTCGCGTTGATAACAGCCAGTACGGCAACACCTCTCACGGCACCTACGGATCAAGCACACATGGCGCCTCTGCCGCGGGCCCTCACAGCTCTGGTCTCGCCAACAAGGCTGACCCCCGCGTCGATAGCGACCAGTACGGCAGTGCAGGCAACACCTTCGGTGCCGGCACTGGCACCCACGGCCGTGATAGCACTTCCACCAAGACCTTTGAGGATGCTCACTTCGGTACCGGTCCTCATACCGGAGGCAACACTTCCACCAACGCCGGCCCTCACAACTCCAGTCTGATGAACAAGGTAGACCCTCGTGTCGATAGCGACGCCGATAACCGCGCTCGCTACACTCCCGGTGCCACAACCACCGGTACTACACACTCGGCGACCTCTGGCAATGCCGGACCGCACAACTCCAACCTCATGAACAAGGCCGACCCTCGTGTTGACAGCGACCGTGATAACCGCGCCAAGTACGCGCCCCAGACGACCAGCACCGGCAACGAATACACTGCGACTTCTGGAAACGCCGGGCCTCACACCTCGAATCTCGCTAACAAGGCCGATCCCCGTGTTGACAGTGACCGCGATACCCGCTCCAAGTACGCCCCGGGCACGACCACCGCTGCTCCTTCCAGCAACGCCGGCCCGCACAACAGCAACATGATGAACAAGGCCGATCCCCGCGTAGACAGCGACCGCGACCACCGCACGCAGCACGGAACCACCACTGGTGCTACCGGTGCTACCGGAACTACTGGTGCTACTGGCGCTACTGGTGCTACTGGTGCCGCCGGAACCACCGGAACCAGCGGCGCTGGTACTTCCCACGGCACTCACACCGGCGAGAAAGTCCACTCTTccaacctcctcaacaagctcgatCCCCGCGTTGACAGTACCACCGGCCAGATGAAGAACAGCCACAGCAACACTTCGTCCAGCACCAACGCCGGCAGCACTGGCGCCTACTCCTCCGGCGGTGTCGGCCACAACTCGGCCACGGCCTCTAACAGCGCTCACCACACTGGCCAGACGACCGCTACCCGCACCGGCGAGAACGCTGGCAGCGGAGTAAAGGGGGCCGCTGCTGAGATTCAT GGCATGGGTGAGTCTCTCCGTGGCGGCTTAGGTGCTGCCGTTGACAGAGCctttggcgatgaagaaggcgtgGCCAAGAACCGTGCCGTTGCTCAGCAGGGCGATCATGAAATGAGCACTGGGCGATTCCATTAA